The Leguminivora glycinivorella isolate SPB_JAAS2020 chromosome 17, LegGlyc_1.1, whole genome shotgun sequence genome has a window encoding:
- the LOC125235319 gene encoding uncharacterized protein LOC125235319 — protein MEQMQTSTSQVLPHIVQVYEPTITDTKIQSRQIILSHPPLTSQSNVYQPMSEPLHMHSQHIAHEISQIQTSQNLVMSCQQTHLQSLPLQGQMSSQVLQPSAPLQLTSHMILPQAAMFKQHMLVNSVQHQYYSYETYQKEELFQKDCEAKVEPGLTAIGDKQIECKPEEVEITHHSIDIHIENITNKRSRSVVPNPNQWACNIRKLKHQRGEAYISRRGKYVPERRVQNTKDCLKTCKYKCNERIDDTDREHIFKAFYSLNANEKKHFLLNTTERNYVKHNKLDADRKRRYSFKYFFLVRAVRYTVCKNFYLGTLAISQKPVYNVHLTKSEMNIPKPDGRGLNQASAHAMPQEIKDKVRNHILSFNTLDGKQIKQFSRKKQYLDPNLSIKQMYTMYFTECSKENAMAVKESMYRKIFKQEFNLHFKKTKDGQLCCRCKGPVKKKSP, from the exons ATGGAGCAAATGCAAACTTCTACCAGCCAAGTGCTCCCCCACATTGTACAAGTTTACGAGCCTACTATAACAGACACCAAGATACAGAGCCGGCAGATCATCCTGTCTCACCCGCCACTCACTTCACAGAGCAATGTTTATCAACCTATGTCTGAACCTCTGCATATGCATTCACAACATATAGCGCATGAGATTAGTCAGATACAGACGTCTCAGAACTTAGTGATGTCATGTCAGCAGACTCATTTGCAAAGCCTGCCATTGCAAG GACAAATGTCTTCTCAAGTCCTGCAACCATCGGCCCCCTTGCAATTAACATCGCACATGATCCTGCCACAAGCGGCTATGTTTAAGCAGCACATGCTAGTTAACAGCGTACAGCACCAGTATTATAGCTACGAGACGTATCAGAAGGAGGAGTTGTTCCAGAAGGATTGCGAGGCTAAAGTGGAGCCGGGCTTGACGGCCATCGGTGATAAACAGATAGA GTGCAAGCCAGAGGAAGTGGAAATAACGCACCATTCCATAGACATTCATATTGAAAACATAACGAACAAACGGTCCAGAAGCGTAGTCCCTAACCCCAACCAATGGGCCTGCAACATCAGGAAACTGAAGCACCAACGAGGAGAAGCCTACATCAGTCGCCGGGGCAAATATGTCCCAGAACGGAGGGTCCAAAACACCAAAGATTGCCTAAAAACCTGCAAATATAAATGCAATGAGAGAATAGACGACACAGATAGAGAACACATCTTCAAAGCATTCTATTCCTTAAACGCTAATGAGAAAAAACATTTCTTACTTAACACCACAGAAAGAAACTATGTCAAACATAATAAGTTAGACGCTGATCGAAAAAGAAGGTACTCTTTTAAATATTTCTTCCTAGTTAGAGCAGTTAGATATACAGTATGTAAGAATTTCTATTTAGGAACATTAGCAATATCTCAAAAGCCGGTCTACAATGTGCATTTAACAAAATCTGAGATGAATATTCCGAAGCCAGACGGTAGAGGTCTAAATCAAGCAAGCGCTCATGCTATGCCGCAAGAAATAAAAGATAAGGTAAGAAACCATATATTATCTTTTAACACATTAGATGGGAAACAAATAAAGCAGTTTTCTAGAAAAAAACAGTATCTAGATCCTAACTTAAGTATAAAACAGATGTATACAATGTATTTTACTGAGTGCAGTAAAGAGAACGCTATGGCTGTGAAGGAGTCAATGTATAGGAAGATATTTAAACAGGAGTTTAATTTGCATTTTAAAAAGACGAAGGATGGTCAGCTGTGCTGTCGATGTAAGGGCCCAGTGAAGAAGAAGTCACCATAG